From the Chitinolyticbacter meiyuanensis genome, one window contains:
- a CDS encoding adenosine deaminase, producing the protein MDVTADWLARLPKTELHLHIEGTLEPELMFALAQRNGVRLPYDSVEAVRAAYDFANLQSFLDLYYAGAGVLLTEQDFYDLTAAYLLRCRADRVVHTELFFDPQTHTARGVPYATVLAGIRRALTDAHEQFAISSKLILCFLRHLSEEEGFATLREAEPYLDLIDGVGLDSSEVGHPPEKFARLFARCKALGLPRVAHAGEEGPPDYVWQALDLLDVCRIDHGVRALEDPALVDELKRRRIPLTVCPLSNIRLKVFQRLSDHNLRALLEAGLVATVNSDDPAYFGGYVGENWRACAAALQLTRAELKQLAVNGFTGSWLPEVEQARWIAEIEAM; encoded by the coding sequence ATGGATGTCACCGCCGACTGGCTCGCCCGCCTGCCCAAGACCGAGCTGCACCTGCATATCGAAGGCACGCTGGAACCGGAGTTGATGTTCGCGCTGGCGCAGCGCAACGGCGTGCGCCTGCCATACGATTCGGTCGAGGCAGTGCGCGCCGCCTACGATTTTGCCAACCTGCAATCCTTCCTCGATCTCTATTACGCCGGCGCCGGCGTGCTGCTGACCGAGCAGGATTTCTACGATCTCACCGCAGCCTACCTGTTGCGCTGCCGCGCCGACCGCGTCGTGCATACCGAGCTCTTCTTCGATCCGCAAACGCATACCGCACGCGGCGTGCCCTATGCCACCGTGCTCGCCGGCATCCGCCGCGCACTGACCGACGCACACGAGCAGTTCGCCATCAGCTCCAAGCTGATCCTCTGCTTCCTGCGTCATCTGTCGGAGGAGGAAGGCTTTGCCACGCTGCGCGAGGCCGAGCCCTATCTCGACCTGATCGATGGCGTGGGCCTCGATTCCAGCGAAGTCGGCCACCCACCGGAGAAATTCGCCCGATTGTTCGCCCGCTGCAAGGCGCTGGGCCTGCCGCGGGTAGCCCACGCCGGGGAAGAAGGGCCACCTGACTACGTATGGCAGGCGCTCGACCTGCTCGATGTCTGCCGAATCGACCATGGTGTGCGGGCGCTGGAAGATCCTGCCCTCGTCGACGAACTGAAACGTCGACGGATTCCGCTCACCGTCTGCCCCCTATCCAACATCCGGCTCAAGGTGTTCCAACGATTGTCGGATCACAACCTGCGCGCGCTGCTCGAAGCGGGCCTCGTCGCCACGGTGAACTCGGACGACCCGGCCTACTTCGGCGGCTATGTCGGTGAAAACTGGCGTGCCTGTGCCGCGGCGCTGCAGCTGACACGGGCCGAGCTCAAGCAGCTGGCCGTGAACGGCTTTACCGGCAGCTGGCTGCCCGAGGTGGAACAGGCGCGCTGGATCGCCGAGATCGAGGCGATGTAG
- the creB gene encoding two-component system response regulator CreB, translated as MTAHILLIEDEPAIADTLLFALQREGYAVDWQRLARDGEAVLADAQLVILDVGLPDDSGFEVLKRLRRHSEVPVLMLTARADEIDRIVGLELGADDYVVKPFSPREVVARVRAILKRLQPRVADTATPGFEHDAAGRRIRYRGQWLVLTPSEYRLLALLLSAPGRVFSRAQLLDALGEAAEDSFERTIDSHVKSVRAKLRDIAAEADPIETHRGFGYALKGAG; from the coding sequence ATGACTGCCCACATCCTGCTGATCGAAGACGAACCCGCCATCGCCGATACCCTGCTATTCGCGCTGCAGCGCGAAGGCTATGCGGTGGATTGGCAACGGCTGGCCCGCGATGGCGAAGCGGTACTGGCCGATGCGCAGTTAGTGATCCTTGATGTCGGCCTGCCCGACGACAGTGGCTTCGAAGTGCTGAAGCGCTTGCGCCGCCACAGCGAAGTGCCGGTGCTGATGCTGACCGCGCGCGCCGACGAGATCGACCGCATCGTCGGGCTGGAACTGGGCGCCGACGATTACGTGGTCAAGCCGTTCAGCCCGCGCGAAGTGGTGGCGCGGGTGCGCGCCATTCTCAAGCGGTTGCAACCGCGAGTGGCGGATACCGCCACGCCAGGCTTCGAGCACGACGCCGCCGGTCGGCGCATCCGTTATCGCGGCCAGTGGCTGGTGCTGACGCCATCCGAATACCGGCTGCTGGCGCTGCTGCTGTCCGCGCCTGGCCGGGTATTCAGCCGCGCCCAACTGCTCGATGCACTTGGCGAGGCCGCCGAGGACAGCTTCGAGCGCACCATCGACAGCCATGTGAAAAGCGTGCGCGCCAAGCTCAGGGACATCGCCGCCGAGGCCGACCCGATCGAGACGCACCGTGGCTTCGGCTACGCGCTCAAAGGCGCTGGCTGA
- a CDS encoding DMT family transporter, with product MSQRTTGILLILLSAVAFGLMPIFGTWAYAAGVDTQGLLLIRFSVAALVMVAIMVWRGARWPRGRLLAGLAAMGGIGYAGQAFSYFTALQYANAALAALLLYLYPAIVTVLSAWLLRERLRRRVWAALALASLGLVLTIGTALSGKAIGIAFGVAAALIYSCYILAGSRLTPQAGALPSATVVMLAAAVVLWGSTAFATPHWPATGSGWGATLAIAIVSTVIAIFAFLAGLDHLTAAEASTLSTLEPVVSVLLAAWLLAVPLTGLQWLGGAAILVAALVISLAPPLPAPE from the coding sequence ATGTCCCAACGCACCACCGGCATCCTGCTGATCCTGCTCTCCGCCGTCGCCTTCGGCCTGATGCCCATCTTCGGCACCTGGGCCTACGCGGCCGGCGTCGATACCCAGGGCCTGCTGCTCATCCGCTTCAGCGTGGCTGCCCTGGTGATGGTCGCCATCATGGTCTGGCGCGGTGCGCGCTGGCCAAGGGGCCGCCTGCTGGCCGGGCTTGCCGCGATGGGCGGTATCGGTTACGCCGGGCAAGCGTTCAGCTACTTCACCGCGCTGCAGTACGCCAATGCCGCGCTCGCCGCATTGCTGCTCTATCTCTATCCGGCCATCGTCACCGTGCTGTCTGCCTGGTTGCTGCGCGAGCGGCTACGCCGCCGCGTGTGGGCGGCGCTGGCGCTGGCCTCGCTCGGACTGGTACTGACCATCGGTACGGCGCTCTCCGGCAAGGCCATCGGCATCGCCTTCGGCGTCGCCGCGGCGCTGATCTATTCGTGCTACATCCTCGCCGGCAGCCGGCTCACGCCGCAGGCCGGTGCACTGCCTTCCGCCACCGTGGTGATGCTGGCCGCCGCTGTGGTGCTGTGGGGTTCAACCGCCTTTGCCACACCACACTGGCCGGCCACCGGTAGCGGCTGGGGTGCAACCTTGGCCATCGCCATCGTTTCCACAGTGATCGCCATCTTCGCCTTCCTGGCCGGGCTCGATCATCTGACCGCCGCCGAAGCGTCAACCTTGTCGACGCTGGAGCCGGTGGTCAGCGTGCTGCTCGCCGCCTGGCTGCTGGCGGTGCCATTGACCGGGCTGCAGTGGCTGGGCGGTGCGGCCATTCTGGTTGCCGCGCTGGTGATCTCGCTGGCGCCGCCACTGCCGGCGCCGGAATAG
- a CDS encoding ABC transporter ATP-binding protein, giving the protein MFGWFEKRVQPYPETPPAAPPRGFFAFVWAGTAGMRGLIFTVMLLTAAIGAFEALLFAMLGSVVDWLAKVPPAELFAREGRTLLWLGLALVGSTLLVAVQALCKYQALAGNFPMRLRWIFHRYLLGQSMSFYQDEFAGRVATKVMQTALAVRESVMIVVDILVFVTIYFVTMLVVVGQFDGWLVWPFVVWLALYGVAVWYFVPRLGKASAAQADARSLMTGRVTDAYTNIVTVKLFSHAHREAGYVKSAMREFMYTVHQQMRLVSGFEIVNHFLNMLLIVATTGATLWLWSRGEVGIGAVAAATAMALRLNGISHWIMWEMANLFEQIGTVQDGITTLTRPVAVSDRADAQPLTVSRGEIRFEEVSFGYGKPQPVIDRLNLTIRPGEKVGLVGRSGAGKSTLVNLLLRFYDIDAGRVLIDGQDVAAVTQDSLRAAIGMVTQDTSLLHRSVRDNLLYGRPDADDAAMIAAARRAEAHDFIQGLSDPKGRSGYDAHVGERGVKLSGGQRQRVAIARVMLKDAPILLLDEATSALDSEVEAAIQGSLYRLMEGKTVVAIAHRLSTIAAMDRLIVLDHGVIVEEGTHAELLAQGGLYARLWAHQSGGFLGEDVDDATERTLAH; this is encoded by the coding sequence GTGTTCGGATGGTTCGAAAAACGGGTACAACCGTATCCGGAAACTCCCCCGGCCGCGCCCCCGCGCGGCTTCTTCGCCTTCGTCTGGGCCGGCACCGCCGGCATGCGCGGGCTGATCTTCACCGTGATGCTGCTCACCGCCGCGATCGGTGCCTTCGAAGCGCTGCTGTTCGCCATGCTGGGCTCGGTGGTCGACTGGCTGGCCAAGGTGCCGCCGGCCGAGCTGTTCGCCCGGGAGGGCCGCACGCTGCTGTGGCTGGGCCTCGCACTGGTGGGCAGCACACTGCTGGTGGCTGTGCAGGCGCTCTGTAAATACCAGGCGCTGGCCGGCAACTTCCCGATGCGGCTGCGCTGGATCTTCCACCGCTACCTGCTCGGCCAGAGCATGAGCTTCTACCAGGACGAATTCGCCGGCCGCGTCGCCACCAAGGTGATGCAGACGGCGCTGGCGGTGCGCGAGTCGGTGATGATCGTCGTCGACATCCTGGTGTTCGTCACCATCTACTTCGTCACCATGCTGGTGGTGGTTGGTCAGTTCGACGGCTGGCTGGTCTGGCCCTTCGTGGTCTGGCTGGCGCTGTATGGCGTTGCGGTCTGGTATTTCGTGCCGCGCCTGGGCAAGGCCTCGGCGGCGCAGGCCGATGCACGCAGCCTGATGACGGGCCGGGTGACCGATGCCTACACCAATATCGTCACCGTCAAGCTGTTCAGCCACGCCCACCGCGAGGCCGGTTACGTGAAGAGCGCGATGCGCGAGTTCATGTATACGGTGCATCAGCAGATGCGATTGGTGAGCGGCTTCGAGATCGTCAACCACTTCCTCAACATGCTGCTGATCGTGGCCACCACCGGTGCCACGCTATGGCTGTGGAGCCGTGGCGAAGTCGGCATCGGCGCGGTTGCGGCCGCCACTGCGATGGCGCTGCGCCTCAACGGCATTTCGCACTGGATCATGTGGGAGATGGCCAACCTGTTCGAGCAGATCGGCACGGTGCAGGACGGCATCACCACGTTGACGCGCCCAGTCGCGGTGTCCGATCGGGCCGATGCCCAGCCGCTGACGGTGAGCCGCGGCGAGATCCGCTTCGAGGAGGTGAGCTTCGGTTACGGCAAGCCGCAACCGGTGATCGACCGACTCAACCTGACGATCCGTCCCGGCGAGAAGGTCGGCCTCGTCGGTCGCTCCGGCGCGGGCAAAAGTACGCTGGTGAACTTGCTGCTGCGCTTTTACGACATCGATGCCGGCCGGGTGCTGATCGACGGCCAGGATGTCGCCGCGGTCACCCAGGACAGCCTGCGCGCCGCCATTGGCATGGTCACGCAGGACACCAGCCTGCTGCATCGCTCGGTGCGCGACAACCTGCTGTATGGCCGGCCCGATGCCGACGATGCGGCGATGATCGCTGCCGCGCGGCGGGCCGAAGCGCACGACTTCATCCAGGGCCTGAGCGATCCGAAGGGGCGCAGCGGCTACGACGCGCATGTCGGCGAGCGCGGCGTGAAGCTGTCCGGTGGCCAGCGCCAACGCGTGGCCATCGCCCGGGTGATGTTGAAGGATGCGCCCATCCTGTTGCTGGACGAGGCGACCAGTGCGCTCGACTCCGAAGTCGAGGCGGCGATCCAGGGCAGCCTTTATCGCTTGATGGAAGGCAAGACCGTGGTGGCGATCGCGCACCGGCTCTCCACCATCGCCGCGATGGATCGGCTGATCGTGCTTGACCACGGCGTGATCGTCGAAGAGGGCACGCATGCCGAGCTCCTGGCGCAGGGGGGGCTCTATGCCCGCCTGTGGGCGCACCAGAGCGGCGGATTCCTCGGCGAGGACGTGGACGACGCGACCGAGCGCACGCTCGCCCACTGA
- a CDS encoding Rho-binding antiterminator, whose translation MQDYSPISCELHDYLEIACTYRYPLLVERHGAPDCEGVAIDVFGARGSEFLRLSTRDGVLDVRLDKLVAITPQHQGARFGRVVYRGH comes from the coding sequence ATGCAAGACTACAGCCCCATCTCGTGCGAGCTGCACGACTACCTGGAAATCGCCTGCACCTATCGCTACCCCTTGCTGGTGGAGCGTCACGGCGCGCCCGATTGCGAAGGCGTGGCCATCGATGTGTTCGGCGCCCGCGGCAGCGAATTCCTGCGCCTCTCCACCCGCGACGGCGTGCTCGATGTGCGTTTGGACAAACTGGTCGCCATCACGCCGCAGCATCAGGGTGCGCGTTTCGGCCGCGTTGTCTACCGCGGCCACTGA
- the creC gene encoding two-component system sensor histidine kinase CreC has product MRFSLRIFLGYFLIVALLAWYVVDLIRDEIKPAMRQSAEEIMIDTANLLAELVQPAFRDGRLADGEVAQAIGRYVERSPNARIWGVAKGAVDMRVYITDARGIVLFDSTGSAVGQDYSQWRDVYLTLRGRYGARTSRIEYADDATTVMYVAAPIIEDGRIAGVLTVAKPNQAMQPYIERAHGKLLRAGLLVLGLGLAFGAAFSWWLSRGIGKLTDFAQDVSAGRPAEVPALPGNRELAVLAQALGEMRERLEGKAYVEHYVHGLTHELKSPLAGIRGAAELLDDALPDADRQRFAGHIRREAERLQAIVDRLLELARLEARRTLDHAEPVPLRPALETVLTALAPQLDAATIALDLAIPEDARVRGERFLIEQALRNLLQNAADFTPTQGAIRIAAERTGGDWLITIDNDGPAIPDYALPRLFERFYSLRPDGTAKGTGLGLALARTIAELHGGSATVGNVANGVSARLRLPAC; this is encoded by the coding sequence ATGCGCTTCTCGCTGCGCATCTTCCTCGGTTACTTCCTCATCGTCGCGCTGTTAGCGTGGTACGTGGTCGACCTGATCCGCGACGAGATCAAGCCAGCCATGCGTCAGTCGGCCGAGGAAATCATGATCGATACCGCTAACCTGCTGGCCGAGCTGGTGCAGCCCGCCTTTCGCGATGGCAGGCTGGCCGACGGCGAGGTGGCACAGGCGATCGGACGCTACGTGGAGCGCTCGCCCAATGCGCGGATCTGGGGCGTGGCCAAGGGCGCGGTCGACATGCGCGTCTACATCACCGATGCGCGCGGCATCGTGCTGTTCGATTCCACCGGCAGCGCGGTCGGCCAGGATTATTCGCAATGGCGAGACGTCTACCTGACGCTGCGGGGCCGCTACGGTGCGCGCACCTCGCGCATCGAGTACGCCGACGACGCCACCACCGTGATGTACGTGGCCGCCCCCATCATCGAGGACGGCCGCATTGCCGGTGTGCTGACCGTGGCCAAGCCCAACCAGGCGATGCAGCCCTATATCGAGCGCGCCCACGGCAAGCTGTTGCGCGCCGGCTTGCTGGTGTTGGGACTAGGGCTGGCCTTCGGCGCAGCGTTCTCATGGTGGCTGTCGCGCGGCATCGGCAAGCTCACCGATTTTGCCCAGGACGTCAGCGCCGGTCGCCCGGCCGAGGTACCTGCGCTACCGGGCAACCGCGAGCTCGCGGTGCTGGCGCAGGCACTCGGCGAGATGCGCGAGCGGCTGGAGGGCAAGGCCTATGTCGAGCACTACGTGCACGGCCTCACCCATGAACTGAAAAGCCCGCTGGCCGGCATCCGCGGCGCGGCCGAACTGCTGGACGATGCCCTGCCCGACGCCGACCGCCAACGCTTCGCCGGCCACATCCGCCGCGAGGCGGAGCGGCTGCAGGCCATCGTCGACCGCCTGCTGGAGCTGGCACGGCTGGAGGCACGGCGCACGCTCGATCATGCCGAGCCAGTGCCGCTGCGCCCCGCGCTCGAGACGGTACTTACCGCGCTGGCACCGCAGCTCGACGCCGCCACCATCGCACTCGATCTCGCCATCCCCGAAGACGCCCGCGTGCGCGGCGAACGCTTCCTGATCGAGCAGGCGCTGCGCAACCTGCTGCAGAACGCCGCCGATTTCACGCCGACGCAGGGCGCGATCCGCATCGCCGCCGAGCGCACCGGCGGCGACTGGTTGATCACCATCGACAACGACGGCCCCGCCATTCCCGACTACGCCCTGCCACGACTGTTCGAGCGCTTCTACTCGCTGCGCCCGGACGGTACCGCCAAGGGCACCGGCCTCGGCCTTGCGCTGGCCCGGACCATTGCCGAGCTGCATGGTGGCAGCGCCACGGTCGGCAATGTCGCCAACGGCGTCAGCGCCCGGCTGCGGCTACCCGCCTGCTGA